In one window of Pirellulales bacterium DNA:
- a CDS encoding FAD-dependent oxidoreductase, with product MSVQRIVVLGGGFAGLWSAAAAARQLDALGLGPDVVEVTLVNRDAFHGIRVRNYEAAFAEARVPLDDVLQPIGVRRVEGEVADIRLATRTVLVRTAGGVSQLAYDRLIFALGSQLVRPPIPGLAESAFDVDTYRGAERLNTHLHSLLTQPDSPSKYTALVIGAGLTGIETATELIDRLRTIAARDKSGEMPRVILADRNRLVGSDMGDSARPVIEQALAALGVEMRLGIEVAAVDAAGVTLKGGEKLAAATVVWCAGMRANPLTELFPVERDRWGRLPVDESLRVRGVPHVFAAGDSASVILDEGHASVMSCQHGRPMGRFAGHNAVCDLRGAPLLPLAIDWYVTVLDLGAWGAVYTEGWERRVVAQGAQAKRVKQTINCQRIYPPLSRDRRAILDAAAPVVERPPSFCG from the coding sequence ATGAGCGTGCAGAGAATTGTGGTGCTAGGTGGCGGATTTGCCGGGCTATGGAGCGCCGCGGCGGCGGCTCGCCAATTGGACGCGCTGGGCCTGGGACCAGACGTGGTCGAGGTGACGCTGGTCAATCGCGATGCGTTTCATGGCATTCGGGTGCGCAACTATGAGGCCGCCTTCGCCGAGGCGCGCGTGCCGCTGGATGACGTGCTTCAGCCGATTGGCGTGCGCCGCGTGGAGGGCGAGGTCGCCGATATCCGGCTTGCCACGCGGACCGTGCTGGTGCGGACGGCCGGCGGCGTCAGCCAGTTGGCCTACGATCGGCTGATCTTTGCGCTCGGCAGCCAGTTAGTGCGGCCACCGATTCCGGGGCTGGCCGAGTCGGCCTTTGATGTCGACACCTATCGCGGCGCCGAACGACTCAACACGCACTTGCACTCGCTCCTCACGCAACCGGACTCGCCAAGCAAATATACGGCGCTGGTGATTGGCGCCGGGCTGACGGGGATCGAAACGGCGACCGAGTTGATCGACCGCTTGCGGACGATCGCGGCGCGAGACAAGTCGGGCGAGATGCCGCGGGTCATTCTGGCCGACCGCAATCGGCTGGTCGGTTCCGACATGGGAGATTCGGCGCGGCCGGTGATCGAGCAGGCGCTGGCCGCGTTGGGGGTCGAGATGCGACTGGGCATTGAAGTCGCAGCGGTCGATGCCGCTGGCGTGACGCTAAAGGGAGGCGAGAAGCTCGCGGCGGCCACCGTCGTCTGGTGCGCCGGGATGCGCGCCAATCCGCTCACGGAGCTATTTCCAGTGGAGCGCGATCGGTGGGGCCGGTTGCCGGTCGACGAGTCTCTTCGCGTGCGCGGCGTGCCGCATGTTTTTGCGGCGGGAGATTCGGCCAGCGTGATATTGGACGAGGGGCATGCATCGGTGATGTCGTGCCAGCACGGCCGACCGATGGGGCGTTTCGCCGGCCACAACGCGGTGTGCGACTTGCGCGGCGCGCCGCTGCTGCCGCTGGCGATCGATTGGTATGTCACCGTGCTCGATCTGGGCGCTTGGGGGGCGGTGTACACCGAGGGTTGGGAGCGGCGCGTAGTGGCGCAAGGCGCCCAAGCGAAGCGCG